GAGGCTATCCTTGGCTTTGGACCTTAAAGAATAGGTAGGATTGTGATAAATCACAAATTGTGAGTAGGACCTTGAGATGAGGGACCTTGCCATGAAAGGGTATgaatatgatttctttctttctttctttctttctttctttctttctttctttctttctttctttctttctttctttctttctttttttttgagatagattttttaaaaaagatttattcacttattacatgtaagtacactgtagctgccttcagacactccagaagagggcgtcagatcttgttacggatggttatgagccaccatgtggttgccgggatttgaactctggaccttcggaagagcagtcgggtgctcttacccactgagccatctcaccagcccgagatggatttttgctatgtagtccaggctagctccCAACTCAATTCTCTTCTACATTCTGAATTCATGGGCCACAACattattcagtaatttttttaagagtagtgaatgattctttttaatttagaatCTAGATTTCTTTTGCAGTAGAAGGAtggggcagagagaagcagaaaagtCAAATGGGCCCAGATCTCAAAGAACTTGAGTTTGGTCTGTGGGCCCGGGAAGCTTGCTGACTACAGGGACCCTAGTGAGACTTGCTGCATGGGAGATGGCAGGATGGCCACACACACTGAGTGAGCTGTGTCTTGGCATCTGTGAGGAAGAAGAACTTCACCTGCAAACGTGGAGGACCCAgcaggactgctgacagaagcaggcaggacTCCAGCAGAACTGGAATTTCCATCTGGCACTGTGAAAACGGACGATCCATcaagagaggaggtggagggctGTGCTAGGACGGGCAGAGAATAAGCAGTGCTGTTAGGATGGTCCAGCCACAGGTCTGGAAGGACCGTGTTGCTGTGCTTCTATCACAGGGCTGGGGAGCAGACCTAGAGCCTTGTGCACTACTAGGCAAGCATTATATACCAGGGAGCTATACTCCCTGCTCAGCTGCTATGCATCCTTGTGCTAAGGTGACCTCCACTTTGCTTAAACTCACGTAGCTAGATGCTGACAAGTATGAGAACGATCCAGAACTGGAAAAGATCCGGAAAATGAGAAACTACTCCTGGATGGACATCATCACCATCTGCAAAGACACACTTCCCAATTATGAGGAGAAGGTGAGCAGGCCCCACTGGGAGAGAATCCTTACCTTCTTGCCTGTTAACACAAGACTTTCTTTTCCGTGTGGTTTTGGGGCAGAGTGATGCTTTGTAATTGTCTTACTTACATGAGGCATATTGCTGAATGAcactcactctttctagttctttctgaactctggccagctggttcaactcagctgttctggctcaaaaattcattttttttttttgtttttgtttttgtttttcgagacagggtttctctgtatagccctggctgtcctggaactcactttgtagaccaggctggcctcgaactcagaaatccgcctgcctctgcctcccaagtgcagggattaaaggcgtgcgccaccaccgcccggccataCACTGCTCTCTTAGGTCACCTCTTTCCTCTGCTGTTCTAGCaagagttgggcgtatcctatctctgactcattctgagaaatctttctctgattcctcaCTTTGTATGCCTCTCAGATGccattttcaaacatggttgcttccttctgtAAACTAACCCTCCTTTCattgtctgggattaaaggtgtggactaaGGGCATGTTTGTATTTCAGgtagagggattaaaggtgtgtggtgtgtctgcattccagctggatcacacaaGCCTAGGTCTTTGGATAGAATGTGCTGGGGTGGTTCCCTTTCTTTCAGCAATTTTGAGGGGTGTGAATCTGGTGGTAGTGTGTCCCTTATGTGTGGTAGAGCCACCAGTGATGCTTGGATTGGCTTGGGGTTTTCTTCATGGGATTCACAgctctgcatctgactcttctcTTGACTTGTCGTTGGTTGGACGATACATTTTTCTGTGAGCTTAGGGGGTGGTGTCTTTGGGGTGGGTACCTGTCCACTTCACTGGGACAATTTGAGCTTAGTGGCATAGAGTTAGAGTGGAGCATGGTCTCAGGTAGATAACCTCAGCATCTGGtaggtgaagacaggaggagcagaagttcaaggtcatctcagctacatagcaagtctgaggacagcctgggctacatgaggacagcctgggctacatgagactctgcctcagtttGCTCCTACCACTTGGGTTCTGgagattaaatttaaaacatgatcTTGGTGGCTGGTGCCTTTACCGCCAGTGTCATTTCCCTGGCTCGGCTCTGGATACTTTTAATACCATGTATTATTCACTGTAGTCTAGCTGTAAGGGCTGGGTCTGTGTGATCGCTCTCCAGGAAACTCACAGGTTCCCACTTGCCCTAGATCAAGATGTTCTTTGAGGAACATCTGCATCTGGATGAGGAGATCCGCTACATCCTGGAGGGCAGTGGGTACTTCGATGTCAGGGACAAGGAGGACAAGTGGATCCGGATTTCCATGGAGAAGGGGGACATGATTACTCTTCCTGCCGGCATCTATCACCGCTTCACACTGGACGAGAAGGTGAGAGTGTACCATGCTGTGGTCTGTGCATAGACATCACAGGCGACCGTGATGGCCCACTAGGTGTGTTGTGTGAGGCTCATCGCCCAGACACATGGCCATTCACAGCTCTTTCAGAGAGAGCCAGTGGAACCAGAAGAGCCCGTGGCCACCGAGCCTGGGAGGGAAGGGTCAGAGTTTCGCCTTGTTTCTGGTTGGACAGCGAGGCAGCACCGTCTACACAGCTTTGGTCAAGGGGCAGGTGTCTTCAGGAGGGAGAGCTCCTGAGGGGAGCCTGCACTTGTCACTGACTGGGGCTTGTGGTGTAGTGTGGGGGTGCTCTCATCTGGGGAGTGTCTCAGCAGTTTTGCAGTCGTTAGGACTGGAAATAAGCACAGGAATTAGTTCTTAGGGTGTCGGGATGATTTCTCGGTTAAACCTGACATTTAagtattatttttggtttttgagcagggtctcatgtattccagTCTGGCCTCGGATtcactgtgtagttgaggatgacatTGAAATTCTGATCTCCCTGTCTTGActttccagggctgggattacaagcgttTACCACCAAACCCGATTTCTGTGGTTCTTCGTGCATGCTGAGCAGActaacaactgagctacatcctcagccaagataattaaaaaattttttttttttttttttttttttttttttttttttttttttaNNNNNNNNNNNNNNNNNNNNNNNNNNNNNNNNNNNNNNNNNNNNNNNNNNNNNNNNNNNNNNNNNNNNNNNNNNNNNNNNNNNNNNNNNNNNNNNNNNNNNNNNNNNNNNNNNNNNNNNNNNNNNNNNNNNNNNNNNNNNNNNNNNNNNNNNNNNNNNNNNNNNNNtcgggtgctcttacccactgagccatctcaccagccccaaaaaaattttttttttaatttttaaattatatatctcTCCATTGgagtatgtacatatgaatgcaATTCCCACATAATCCTGTAGAGGCTCTTCGGGAACTGGAGTTGTGATTGTgggccacctgacatgggtgctgggactgaacttGGGGCCACTCCAAGAACATAtacactcttaacctctgagccatttctctagccttcCAGGTGAATAGTAGATAAAATGCACATGGCTTAAAATTCAGATTTAGGaagccaggtctggtggcacgtgcctgttatttcagcatttgggaggtttGGGTGGGAGGGTAGGGACTCCAAGGTCACCCGCAGCTGTATCTCAAGTTTCAAGAATAGGCTGGCTAGATGAACCCctgta
Above is a genomic segment from Mus pahari chromosome 7, PAHARI_EIJ_v1.1, whole genome shotgun sequence containing:
- the Adi1 gene encoding 1,2-dihydroxy-3-keto-5-methylthiopentene dioxygenase isoform X2, whose translation is MVQAWYMDESTADPRKPHRAQPDRPVSLEQLRTLGVLYWKLDADKYENDPELEKIRKMRNYSWMDIITICKDTLPNYEEKIKMFFEEHLHLDEEIRYILEGSGYFDVRDKEDKWIRISMEKGDMITLPAGIYHRFTLDEKGWDYKRLPPNPISVVLRAC
- the Adi1 gene encoding 1,2-dihydroxy-3-keto-5-methylthiopentene dioxygenase isoform X1 — encoded protein: MVQAWYMDESTADPRKPHRAQPDRPVSLEQLRTLGVLYWKLDADKYENDPELEKIRKMRNYSWMDIITICKDTLPNYEEKIKMFFEEHLHLDEEIRYILEGSGYFDVRDKEDKWIRISMEKGDMITLPAGIYHRFTLDEKNYVKAMRLFVGEPVWTPYNRPADHFDARVQYVRFLEGTA